In Cicer arietinum cultivar CDC Frontier isolate Library 1 chromosome 7, Cicar.CDCFrontier_v2.0, whole genome shotgun sequence, a single window of DNA contains:
- the LOC101494738 gene encoding elicitor-responsive protein 3 translates to MKTGILEVLLVNAKGIRHTNIVGTPSYYVIIECGFQSQRSKTSRGKNEKPCWNEKFIFDLSSFDCNMNSTYLTCKIMDTELFTNGGFVGEAKVHIGGIITEGINQGYIDIKPAAYNVVLEDDTYKGQIKIGFKFIANKENYMMRKQESIAEEKGPSHNSICGSIWRISWWKFLFFYNNKINSKDKQKRN, encoded by the exons ATGAAAACAGGAATTCTTGAAGTACTTCTTGTTAATGCTAAAGGCATTAGACATACAAACATTGTTG GAACACCTTCCTACTATGTTATTATTGAGTGCGGGTTTCAATCTCAAAGGAGCAAAACTTCACGAG GAAAAAATGAGAAACCTTGTTGGAATGAGAAATTCATATTTGATTTATCATCTTTTGATTGCAATATGAATTCAACATATCTTACATGTAAAATCATGGACACAGAACTCTTCACAAATGGTGGATTTGTTGGGGAAGCCAA GGTTCACATAGGTGGAATAATAACAGAAGGAATCAACCAAGGATATATAGATATAAAACCTGCTGCATATAATGTGGTCCTTGAAGATGACACCTACAAAGGACAGATAAAAATTGGATTTAAATTCATTGCAAAT aaagaaaattatatgaTGAGGAAACAAGAATCCATTGCTGAGGAGAAAGGACCAAGTCATAATTCAATTTGTGGATCCATTTGGAGAATATCATGGTGGAAATTCTTGTTTTTCTATAATAACAAGATTAATTCCAAAGATAAACAAAAGAGGAACTAG
- the LOC101508293 gene encoding rop guanine nucleotide exchange factor 3-like isoform X1 — MDNNSSNFDENSSMDQNDHSINGTVEYSPFSGDSFAYYRTNSEVSNLSETIDDNSFGSEPLPSPWMNVKHGASPAVLSRLGMKQRKLSLDDDKSDDLDLLESELEMMKERFAKLLLGEDMSGGGKGVCTAVTISNSITNLYATVFGQNLKLEPLKPEKKAMWKREMNCLMSVCDYIVEFAPTAQYLDDGTIVEMMTSRPRSDIYINLPALQKLDTMLIEIFDSFQDTEFWYAEQGSISGNSNSSRSNAGSFRKIVQRKDEKWWLPVPCVHNGGLSDKSRKHLIEKRDCANQIHKAAMAINSSVLSEMDIPETYMATLPKSGRSSLGDTIYRYMHSADKFSPGYLLDCLKISSEHEALELADRVESSMYTWRRKSCISHSKSSWNKVKEFMVDTDHSDKNFVLAERAETMLFFLKQRYPELSQTSLDTCKIQYNQVSLVIWLFVYSYHIQQIILETAFNNYVPIDSIKNEFELTTV, encoded by the exons ATGGataataattcatcaaactttgaTGAAAACTCTTCTATGGATCAAAATGATCATTCAATCAATGGAACTGTTGAATATTCTCCGTTCAGTGGCGATTCTTTCGCGTATTACCGGACTAATTCCGAGGTATCGAATTTATCTGAGACTATTGATGATAATAGCTTTGGTAGTGAACCATTGCCTTCACCATGGATGAATGTGAAACATGGAGCTAGTCCAGCTGTTCTTTCAAGGTTAGGAATGAAGCAGAGAAAGCTTTCATTGGATGATGATAAGTCTGATGATCTTGATCTCCTGGAGTCAG AGCTTGAAATGATGAAGGAAAGATTTGCTAAGCTTCTTTTGGGGGAAGATATGTCTGGTGGTGGTAAAGGTGTTTGCACTGCAGTTACAATATCAAATTCAATTACCAATCTCTATG CAACTGTATTTGGACAAAATTTGAAGTTGGAGCCTCTAAAGCCTGAGAAAAAAGCTATGTGGAAAAGAGAAATGAATTGTCTAATGTCTGTGTGTGATTATATAGTAGAATTTGCACCAACTGCACAATACTTGGATGATGGTACAATTGTGGAG ATGATGACAAGTAGACCAAGGTCAGATATTTATATCAACCTTCCAGCTCTTCAGAAGCTTGACACAATGCTCATA GAAATATTTGATAGTTTCCAAGATACTGAATTTTGGTATGCAGAACAAGGGAGCATATCAGGAAACTCAAATAGTTCGCGTTCGAATGCAGGCTCGTTTCGAAAGATTGTTCAAAGAAAAGATGAGAAATGGTGGTTACCAGTTCCTTGTGTTCATAATGGTGGTCTATCTGATAAGTCAAGGAAGCATTTGATTGAGAAAAGAGATTGTGctaatcaaattcataaagcAGCTATGGCAATAAATAGTAGTGTTCTTTCTGAGATGGATATTCCAGAAACATACATGGCAACTCTTCCTAAG AGTGGAAGATCAAGTCTAGGAGACACAATTTACCGCTATATGCATTCTGCAGACAAGTTTTCACCTGGCTACCTTCTTGATTGTCTCAAAATAAGCAGTGAACATGAAGCACTTGAATTAGCAGATAGAGTTGAATCTTCAATGTACACATGGAGACGTAAATCTTGTATAAGCCATTCAAAATCATCATGGAATAAAGTAAAGGAGTTCATGGTTGACACTGACCATAGTGACAAAAACTTTGTCTTAGCTGAGAGAGCTGAGactatgttgtttttcttgaaacaaaGATATCCTGAACTTTCACAAACCTCCTTGGATACATGCAAGATTCAATACAATCAAGTAAGTTTAGTAATTTGGCTATTTGTATATTCATATCATATACAACAAATAATATTAGAAACAGCGTTTAATAACTATGTACCGATAGAtagtataaaaaatgaatttgaactcACTACAGTTTAA
- the LOC101508293 gene encoding rop guanine nucleotide exchange factor 3-like isoform X2, with translation MDNNSSNFDENSSMDQNDHSINGTVEYSPFSGDSFAYYRTNSEVSNLSETIDDNSFGSEPLPSPWMNVKHGASPAVLSRLGMKQRKLSLDDDKSDDLDLLESELEMMKERFAKLLLGEDMSGGGKGVCTAVTISNSITNLYATVFGQNLKLEPLKPEKKAMWKREMNCLMSVCDYIVEFAPTAQYLDDGTIVEMMTSRPRSDIYINLPALQKLDTMLIEIFDSFQDTEFWYAEQGSISGNSNSSRSNAGSFRKIVQRKDEKWWLPVPCVHNGGLSDKSRKHLIEKRDCANQIHKAAMAINSSVLSEMDIPETYMATLPKSGRSSLGDTIYRYMHSADKFSPGYLLDCLKISSEHEALELADRVESSMYTWRRKSCISHSKSSWNKVKEFMVDTDHSDKNFVLAERAETMLFFLKQRYPELSQTSLDTCKIQYNQXXGKAILESYSRVLEGLAFNIVAWIEDVICADKSMRNQNV, from the exons ATGGataataattcatcaaactttgaTGAAAACTCTTCTATGGATCAAAATGATCATTCAATCAATGGAACTGTTGAATATTCTCCGTTCAGTGGCGATTCTTTCGCGTATTACCGGACTAATTCCGAGGTATCGAATTTATCTGAGACTATTGATGATAATAGCTTTGGTAGTGAACCATTGCCTTCACCATGGATGAATGTGAAACATGGAGCTAGTCCAGCTGTTCTTTCAAGGTTAGGAATGAAGCAGAGAAAGCTTTCATTGGATGATGATAAGTCTGATGATCTTGATCTCCTGGAGTCAG AGCTTGAAATGATGAAGGAAAGATTTGCTAAGCTTCTTTTGGGGGAAGATATGTCTGGTGGTGGTAAAGGTGTTTGCACTGCAGTTACAATATCAAATTCAATTACCAATCTCTATG CAACTGTATTTGGACAAAATTTGAAGTTGGAGCCTCTAAAGCCTGAGAAAAAAGCTATGTGGAAAAGAGAAATGAATTGTCTAATGTCTGTGTGTGATTATATAGTAGAATTTGCACCAACTGCACAATACTTGGATGATGGTACAATTGTGGAG ATGATGACAAGTAGACCAAGGTCAGATATTTATATCAACCTTCCAGCTCTTCAGAAGCTTGACACAATGCTCATA GAAATATTTGATAGTTTCCAAGATACTGAATTTTGGTATGCAGAACAAGGGAGCATATCAGGAAACTCAAATAGTTCGCGTTCGAATGCAGGCTCGTTTCGAAAGATTGTTCAAAGAAAAGATGAGAAATGGTGGTTACCAGTTCCTTGTGTTCATAATGGTGGTCTATCTGATAAGTCAAGGAAGCATTTGATTGAGAAAAGAGATTGTGctaatcaaattcataaagcAGCTATGGCAATAAATAGTAGTGTTCTTTCTGAGATGGATATTCCAGAAACATACATGGCAACTCTTCCTAAG AGTGGAAGATCAAGTCTAGGAGACACAATTTACCGCTATATGCATTCTGCAGACAAGTTTTCACCTGGCTACCTTCTTGATTGTCTCAAAATAAGCAGTGAACATGAAGCACTTGAATTAGCAGATAGAGTTGAATCTTCAATGTACACATGGAGACGTAAATCTTGTATAAGCCATTCAAAATCATCATGGAATAAAGTAAAGGAGTTCATGGTTGACACTGACCATAGTGACAAAAACTTTGTCTTAGCTGAGAGAGCTGAGactatgttgtttttcttgaaacaaaGATATCCTGAACTTTCACAAACCTCCTTGGATACATGCAAGATTCAATACAATCAA